The Helianthus annuus cultivar XRQ/B chromosome 16, HanXRQr2.0-SUNRISE, whole genome shotgun sequence genome includes a window with the following:
- the LOC110918739 gene encoding microtubule-associated protein 70-1, whose protein sequence is MEEVSGAGEVARMTDSTETFYNGSNVRSPAGETTPLTVSGGGGRGSGATSRRRATVRPSLDADDLINMLHGSDPVKLELNRLENEVRDKDRELSEAQAEIKALRLSERLREKAVEELTEELSKVDEKLKLTESLLESKNLEIKKINDEKKASMAAQFAAEATLRRVHAAQKDDDMPPIEAILAPLEAELKLARQEIAKLQDDNKALDRLTKSKEAALLEAERTVQVALAKASMVDDLQNKNQELMKQIEICQEENRILDRMHRQKVAEVEKLTQTVRELEEAVLAGGAAANAVRDYQRKVQEMNEERKTLDRELARAKVTANRVATVVANEWKDSNDKVMPVKQWLEERRFLQGEMQQLRDKLAITERAAKSEAQLKEKYQLRLKVLEDTLRSPNTVCSSRRQSIGGASNGFLPKRSPSFQIRSTLPSGSSSILRHAKGTSKSFDGGTRSLDRGSKLLSSGGNSPTFNTEQPCDGSKDSEARDGSWEDKPDEKPETEDTVPGLLYDLLQKEVIGLRKSCHEKDQSLKDKDDAIEMLSKKVDTLTKAMEVESKKMRREVTTLEKEIAAMRIDKEQDNRAKRAGNSKGK, encoded by the exons ATGGAGGAGGTTTCCGGCGCCGGCGAGGTGGCCAGAATGACCGACTCGACGGAGACGTTTTATAACGGCAGCAATGTACGGTCTCCGGCCGGTGAAACCACGCCGTTGACGGTTTCCGGTGGAGGAGGTAGGGGATCCGGTGCTACGAGTCGTAGGAGAGCTACGGTGAGGCCGAGTTTAGACGCTGATGATCTTATAAACATGCTTCATGGATCGGATCCGGTGAAGCTTGAGCTTAATCGATTGGAGAATGAAGTTAGAG ATAAGGATCGAGAATTGAGTGAAGCACAGGCTGAGATCAAAGCGCTACGGCTATCTGAACGATTGAGAGAAAAAGCTGTTGAGGAG CTAACTGAAGAGTTATCAAAAGTGGACGAAAAGTTAAAGTTGACCGAATCTCTTCTCGAAAGCAAG AATcttgaaatcaagaaaatcaacgATGAGAAGAAAGCATCAATGGCAGCTCAGTTTGCAGCAGAAGCTACTCTAAGAAGGGTTCATGCAGCTCAGAAAGACGACGATATGCCTCCAATAGAAGCCATACTTGCGCCTTTAGAAGCTGAGCTCAAGCTGGCAAGACAAGAG ATTGCAAAGCTGCAGGATGACAACAAAGCACTAGACCGTTTGACCAAGTCAAAAGAGGCGGCATTACTTGAAGCTGAGAGAACTGTGCAGGTTGCATTAGCCAAGGCTTCTATGGTGGATGATCTTCAGAACAAGAATCAGGAGTTAATGAAGCAGATAGAAATTTGCCAG GAGGAAAATAGAATTTTGGATCGAATGCATCGTCAAAAAGTTGCTGAGGTGGAAAAACTTACCCAAACTGTTCGCGAACTTGAAGAGGCTGTCCTTGCTGGCGGCGCAGCTGCAAATGCTGTGAGGGACTATCAACGGAAAGTTCAAGAAATGAAT gAAGAAAGAAAGACGCTAGACAGAGAGCTAGCTCGTGCAAAAGTTACAGCCAATAGAGTGGCAACAGTCGTAGCTAATGAATGGAAAGATTCTAATGATAAGGTGATGCCAGTTAAGCAATGGCTCGAAGAAAGAAGGTTCTTGCAG GGTGAGATGCAACAACTGCGTGACAAATTAGCTATAACCGAACGTGCTGCAAAATCTGAAGCACAATTGAAA GAAAAATATCAGCTACGACTCAAGGTGCTAGAAGATACGTTGAGATCACCAAACACTGTTTGTTCTTCACGCCGCCAATCAATAGGTGGAGCATCAAATGGATTTTTACCGAAAAGATCGCCATCTTTTCAGATAAGATCGACACTTCCATCTGGTTCAAGTTCAATTTTGAGGCATGCTAAAGGTACATCAAAGTCATTTGATGGTGGGACCCGATCGTTAGACAGGGGTAGTAAACTTCTCTCCAGTGGCGGTAATAGTCCTACTTTTAATACTGAGCAACCTTGTGATGGAAGTAAGGATAGCGAGGCCCGTGATGGTTCATGGGAAGATAAGCCAGATGAAAAACCCGAAACAGAGGATACGGTCCCGGGCTTGTTGTATGATTTGCTGCAAAAAGAAGTTATCGGTTTGAGGAAATCTTGTCATGAAAAGGATCAGAGCCTTAAAGATAAGGATGATGCCATTGAG ATGTTATCAAAGAAAGTAGATACTTTAACGAAGGCAATGGAGGTGGAGTCGAAAAAGATGAGAAGGGAAGTAACAACTTTGGAGAAAGAGATAGCAGCTATGCGTATTGATAAGGAACAGGACAATCGTGCCAAACGGGCTGGGAACTCAAAGGGAAAGTGA